One Rhinolophus sinicus isolate RSC01 linkage group LG06, ASM3656204v1, whole genome shotgun sequence DNA window includes the following coding sequences:
- the CXCR5 gene encoding C-X-C chemokine receptor type 5, with product MNYPLALDMDFINDNLRDLEFGNYSDSTETSPVENHICSTVEGPLLTSFKAVFMPVAYGFIFLLGMMGNILVLVILERHRQTRSSTETFLFHLAVADLLLVFILPFAVAEGSVGWVLGTFLCKTVITLHKINFYCSSLLLACIAVDRYLAIVHAVHAYRHRRLLSIHITCAVIWLAGFFFALPEVLFAKVSQPHHNASLPRCTFSQENQAETNAWFASRFLYHFGGFLLPMLVMGCCYVGVVHRLCQAQRRPQRQKAVRVAILVTSVFFLCWSPYHIVIFLDTLSRLQAIGNSCELNSYLSVAITLSEFLGLAHCCLNPMLYTFAGVKFRSDLSRILTKLGCAGPASLCQFFPSWRKNSLSESENATSLTTF from the exons ATGAACTACCCCTTAGCCCTGGACATGGACTTCATAAACGACAACCTGCGGGACCTG GAATTTGGTAACTACAGTGACAGCACAGAGACGTCCCCAGTGGAAAATCACATCTGCTCTACAGTCGAAGGCCccctcctcacctccttcaaggCCGTGTTCATGCCCGTGGCCTATGGCTTCATCTTCCTCCTCGGTATGATGGGCAACATCCTGGTGCTGGTGATCCTGGAGCGGCACCGGCAGACGCGCAGCTCCACGGAGACCTTCCTGTTCCACCTGGCGGTGGCTGACCTCCTATTGGTCTTCATCCTGCCCTTTGCTGTGGCTGAGGGCTCTGTGGGCTGGGTCCTGGGCACCTTTCTCTGCAAAACTGTGATTACTCTGCACAAGATCAACTTCTACTGCAGTAGCCTACTCCTGGCCTGCATCGCTGTGGACCGCTACCTGGCCATAGTCCACGCCGTCCACGCCTACCGACACCGTCGCCTGCTCTCCATCCACATTACCTGTGCGGTCATCTGGCTGGCAGGCTTCTTCTTCGCCTTGCCAGAGGTCCTCTTCGCCAAAGTCAGCCAACCCCATCACAATGCCTCTCTGCCACGCTGCACCTTTTCCCAAGAAAACCAAGCCGAAACCAATGCCTGGTTTGCCTCCCGCTTCCTCTACCATTTTGGAGGGTTCCTGCTGCCAATGCTGGTGATGGGCTGCTGCTATGTAGGGGTGGTACACAGGCTGTGCCAGGCCCAGAGGCGCCCTCAGCGGCAGAAGGCAGTGAGGGTGGCCATCCTGGTGACAAGTGTCTTCTTTCTCTGCTGGTCACCCTACCACATCGTCATTTTCCTGGACACACTGTCGAGGCTGCAAGCCATTGGCAATAGCTGTGAGCTGAACAGCTATCTCTCTGTGGCCATCACCCTGAGTGAATTCCTGGGCCTTGCCCACTGCTGCCTCAATCCCATGCTCTACACTTTCGCTGGAGTGAAGTTCCGTAGTGACCTATCACGGATTCTGACCAAGTTGGGCTGTGCTGGACCTGCTTCCCTTTGCCAGTTCTTCCCTAGTTGGCGCAAGAACAGTCTCTCTGAGTCAGAGAATGCCACTTCCCTCACCACCTTCTAG